Proteins encoded by one window of Lathyrus oleraceus cultivar Zhongwan6 chromosome 1, CAAS_Psat_ZW6_1.0, whole genome shotgun sequence:
- the LOC127103094 gene encoding uncharacterized protein LOC127103094 has product MGYQQITRFSELGNKSRIYDEDSRESATHYKSLHDKKGKGKFRGKPYDGKKKAGDGKKPSGGGFHTPVKCFRCGVEGHRAPEYPKGDVTCFNATSSFISLDCDKRLNLELSVMRGGMFIDTLTMGLVTTSSVCLKCPLNICDKDFEVDLVCLLLSQLDVILGMDWLRVNNVYINYFARGVLFLEPEKEGDLFLSTQQVNEFVRDGAEIFSLVESLKLIENGTLGEFPVVRDFHEMFPNEVSDFLLEREVEFTIDLISGTSPVSMTLYRMSPSELKELKSQLEGLLDKRFIRMSVSSWGAPVLLVKKKEEKQLFAKISKCEFWLKEVSFLGHVISSGGISVDPYKIEAISQWEAPKSISEIRSFLGLASYYRKLIDGFSKLSLPLTQLTRKDQAFIWTA; this is encoded by the exons ATGGGTTACCAACAGATTACGAGATTTTCTGAGTTGGGTAACAAGAGTAGGATCTATGATGAGGATAGCCGTGAAAGTGCTACTCATTACAAGTCCTTGCATGATAAGAAAGGAAAAGGGAAATTCCGAGGGAAGCCGTATGACGGTAAGAAGAAAGCTGGTGATGGCAAGAAGCCGAGTGGGGGAGGATTTCACACTCCTGTCAAGTGCTTCAGATGTGGTGTTGAGGGACATCGTGCTCCCGAGTATCCTAAGGGCGATGTGACttgtttcaa TGCGACGAGTTCTTTTATTTCTTTGGATTGTGATAAGAGATTGAATCTTGAATTATCTGTTATGCGTGGAGGCATGTTTATTGATACTCTGACTATGGGTTTAGTGACTACTTCATCTGTTTGTTTGAAATGTCCGTTGAATATTTGTGATAAAGATTTTGAAGTTGATTTAGTATGTCTTCTATTGAGTCAACTTGATGTTATTTTGGGAATGGACTGGTTGAGGGTCAACAATGTCTATATCAATTATTTTGCGAGAGGTGTTCTTTTTCTTGAGCCAGAGAAGGAAGGTGATTTATTCTTGTCTACTCAACAAGTGAATGAATTTGTGCGAGATGGTGCTGAAATATTTAGTTTGGTGGAAAGTTTGAAGTTGATTGAAAATGGAACATTGGGTGAATTTCCAGTTGTTCGTGATTTTCATGAAATGTTTCCTAATGAGGTTAGCGATTTTCTGCTtgaacgtgaagttgagttcaCAATTGATTTGATTTCTGGTACTAGTCCGGTATCGATGACTCTGTATCGGATGTCAccatctgagttgaaagagttgaagagtcaactaGAGGGTTTGCTTGATAAGAGGTTTATTCGTATGAGTGTGTCATCGTGGGGTGCACCTGTCttgttagttaagaagaaagaag AGAAGCAGTTGTTTGCCAAAATTTCAAAGTGCGAGTTttggttgaaggaagtgagtttccttggccatgtgatcTCTAGTGGTGGTATTTCGGTTGATCCTTATAAGATTGAGGCTATATCTCAATGGGAAGCACCAAAATCTATCTCTGAGATTCGTAGTTTTCTTGGTTTGGCAAGTTATTATCGAAAGCTTATTGATGGTTTTTCTAAGTTATCTTTGCCGTTaacgcagttgactaggaaagatcaagctttcatttggactgCATAA